One genomic window of Medicago truncatula cultivar Jemalong A17 chromosome 1, MtrunA17r5.0-ANR, whole genome shotgun sequence includes the following:
- the LOC11419205 gene encoding putative disease resistance protein At5g47280, whose protein sequence is MALTDFFSLTNEDLWKMLAAISRKTFNSRSSAEQLLTFIREILPTIEQIKYSGVELPPPRQSHLDRLSEILRSGVELSHQVLATSRWNVYRNFQLAKKMENLEETVTQILQVPMQAYILADINHVRAEMTERFDRIEESNRRMERFFGGMKIGVGGVGWVEGAVRSSEEDEGSLGNLDLSFGLEFGKNKVMEMVVGRKDFCLVGISGIGGSGKTTLAREICRDEQVRGYFKERILFLTVSQSPNVEQLRAKIWGHIMGNGSFNTNYVVPQWKLQYECSGSQPQILVILDDVWSPSVLEQLVFRMPNCKFIVVSRFIFPIFNATYKVELLDKDDALSLFCHHAFGQKSIPFAANQNLVKQVVAECGNLPLALKVIGASLRDQNEMFWLSVKTRLSQGLSIDESYERNLIDRMAISTNYLPEKIKECFLDLCSFPEDKKIPLEVLINMWVEIHDIHETEAYAIVVELSNKNLLTLVEEARAGGMYSSCFEISVTQHDILRDLALNLSNRGNINQRRRLVMPKREDNGQLPKEWLRYADQPFEAQIVSIHTGEMRKSDWCNLEFPKAEVLIINFTSSEYFLPPFINRMPKLRALMVINHSTSYACLHNISVFKNLTNLRSLWFEKVSIPHLSGIVMESLRKLFIVLCKINNSLEGKDSNIADIFPNISELTLDHCEDVTELPSSICRIQSLQNLSLTNCHSLTRLPIELGSLRYLEILRLYACPNLRTLPPSICGMTRLKYIDISQCVYLASFPDAIGKLVNLEKIDMRECPMITNIPKSALSLNSLQLVICDDEVSWMWKEVQKVKLNVDIQVVEIEYDLDWLRE, encoded by the exons ATGGCCTTAACGGACTTTTTTTCCTTAACAAATGAAGATTTATGGAAAATGCTTGCAGCAATTTCACGCAAAACATTCAACTCTAGATCAAGCGCTGAACAGCTCTTAACCTTCATCCGCGAAATTCTTCCAACAATTGAACAAATCAAATACTCCGGCGTCGAACTTCCACCGCCGAGACAATCTCATCTTGATCGTCTCTCCGAGATTCTCCGCTCCGGCGTTGAGCTTTCTCATCAAGTCCTCGCCACTAGTCGCTGGAACGTTTATCGTAACTTTCAGCTTGCGAAGAAGATGGAGAATCTTGAAGAGACTGTCACACAAATCTTGCAG GTTCCGATGCAAGCTTATATACTTGCTGATATCAACCATGTAAGAGCCGAGATGACGGAGCGGTTTGACCGGATTGAGGAGTCGAACCGGAGGATGGAGCGGTTTTTTGGAGGGATGAAGATTGGCGTTGGTGGTGTTGGGTGGGTTGAGGGAGCTGTGAGGTCTAGTGAGGAAGATGAGGGTAGTTTGGGGAATTTGGATTTGAGTTTTGGTTTGGAGTTTGGGAAGAATAAGGTTATGGAAATGGTTGTTGGAAGGAAAGATTTTTGTCTTGTTGGAATTTCTGGGATTGGTGGATCTGGGAAAACTACTCTTGCCAGAGAGATTTGTAGAGATGAACAAGTGAGAG GCTATTTCAAAGAAAGGATTTTGTTTTTGACTGTCTCGCAGTCTCCGAATGTGGAGCAGCTGAGGGCAAAGATTTGGGGACACATAATGGGAAATGGAAGTTTCAATACCAATTATGTTGTTCCTCAATGGAAGCTGCAATATGAATGCAGCGGGAGCCAACCTCAAATCCTTGTTATTCTGGATGATGTGTGGTCACCTTCTGTGCTGGAGCAGCTTGTGTTTAGAATGCCTAATTGCAAGTTCATTGTGGTTTCCAGGTTCATATTCCCCATTTTTAATGCAACTTATAAAGTTGAATTGTTGGACAAAGATGATGCACTGTCTTTGTTCTGTCACCACGCTTTCGGACAGAAATCAATTCCTTTCGCAGCTAATCAGAATTTAGTCAAACAG GTTGTGGCTGAATGTGGAAATCTTCCACTAGCTCTTAAAGTGATTGGCGCTTCGTTGCGAGATCAAAATGAAATGTTTTGGTTAAGTGTTAAAACAAGGCTTTCTCAAGGGTTAAGTATAGATGAATCCTATGAACGTAATCTGATTGATAGAATGGCAATCAGTACTAATTACTTACCCGAAAAGATCAAGGAGTGTTTCTTGGACCTTTGCTCCTTTCCTGAGGATAAAAAGATTCCTCTAGAAGTTCTAATCAATATGTGGGTTGAAATCCATGATATTCATGAAACAGAAGCATATGCAATTGTGGTTGAGCTTTCAAACAAGAATCTCCTCACCTTAGTGGAAGAGGCACG TGCTGGTGGTATGTATAGCAGTTGCTTTGAGATCTCTGTTACTCAACATGATATATTAAGAGATCTTGCCCTTAATTTGAGCAACCGTGGAAACATTAATCAACGCCGAAGATTAGTTATGCCGAAACGAGAAGATAATGGACAGCTTCCTAAAGAATGGCTGAGATATGCTGACCAACCGTTCGAAGCTCAAATTGTTTCAATTCACACTG GTGAAATGAGAAAAAGTGACTGGTGTAATTTGGAATTTCCTAAGGCTGAAGTACTGATTATTAATTTCACATCCAGTGAATACTTCTTACCTCCCTTCATAAATAGAATGCCAAAATTGAGAGCATTAATGGTAATAAACCACAGCACTTCATATGCTTGTCTTCACAATATATCGGTTTTCAAGAATTTAACCAACTTGAGGAGCCTTTGGTTTGAAAAAGTTTCCATCCCACACTTATCAGGCATAGTCATGGAAAGCTTGAGGAAATTGTTTATAGTCCTTTGTAAGATCAACAACAGTCTTGAAGGAAAAGATTCAAACATCGCCGATATCTTCCCTAACATCTCAGAGCTCACGCTTGATCACTGTGAGGATGTAACCGAGTTACCTTCAAGCATTTGCAGGATACAGTCACTACAAAACTTGAGTCTTACTAACTGTCATAGTTTAACACGATTACCTATTGAATTAGGCTCACTAAGATATCTAGAGATTCTACGGTTATATGCTTGTCCAAATTTGAGAACACTTCCTCCTAGCATCTGTGGAATGACTAGATTGAAGTATATCGACATTTCTCAATGTGTTTACCTTGCAAGCTTCCCTGATGCAATTGGTAAGTTGGTAAATTTAGAGAAAATCGACATGAGGGAATGTCCGATGATTACAAATATACCGAAGTCTGCATTGTCATTGAATTCTTTGCAGCTTGTAATTTGTGATGATGAAGTGTCTTGGATGTGGAAGGAAGTCCAGAAGGTCAAGCTTAATGTTGATATTCAAGTAGTAGAGATTGAATATGATCTAGATTGGCTTAGAGAATAA